In Mercenaria mercenaria strain notata chromosome 13, MADL_Memer_1, whole genome shotgun sequence, a single window of DNA contains:
- the LOC128545834 gene encoding heat shock 70 kDa protein 12A-like, translated as MKQVHKSGGGAWGGVRVNEKILELIRDMTGQEVMSEFSSNHCNEEYHLRMEIETSKRKVDSPAKLGEENAEEQKFYIRMPQALQRIWRSKCKAYKEVLSANDVKFEAGELYFKSDKIREYFKDTIDGILTTLRDALESSSSIKPGAMIVVGGFAESNYVIESLRESLEDKMIPVLKPDFPEKSVLNGAVLFGQNDEIIKSRIVPHTYGIAMTMEFNSRLHSNEEKYVESDGKEMANNVFRKHVTVGDSVEIGKWITSKEYYITSEETSISRVYVFTSDKKNPIHTTETGSKYIGHLDIEFPDIDEEDTDEISNRKVVQVEFNFCGTLLRVRAVSTCSGKTQTRELQIKYNEMFKEQKE; from the exons AAGAAGTGATGTCAGAGTTTTCGAGCAATCATTGCAATGAAGAGTACCACTTGCGCATGGAAATTGAAACTTCTAAGAGAAAG GTTGATAGTCCTGCAAAGCTAGGCGAAGAAAATGCAGAAGAGCAAAAATTTTATATTCGAATGCCGCAAGCCCTACAACGGATTTGGAGGTCCAAGTGCAAAGCATACAAGGAGGTCCTCTCGGCAAATGATGTTAAATTTGAGGCAGGGGAATTATATTTCAAGTCTGACAAAATCAGAGAGTACTTTAAAGATACTATCGATGGAATACTGACCACTTTGAGAGATGCTTTGGAAAGCTCATCTAGCATTAAACCAGGGGCTATGATTGTCGTTGGCGGCTTTGCAGAATCAAATTATGTGATTGAAAGTCTGAGAGAATCCCTTGAGGATAAAATGATACCTGTCTTAAAGCCTGATTTTCCAGAAAAGTCCGTTCTGAATGGAGCTGTTctgtttggtcagaatgatgaaaTTATCAAGTCAAGAATAGTGCCTCATACATACGGCATTGCCATGACTATGGAGTTCAATAGCCGCTTACattcaaatgaagaaaaatatgtagAAAGTGACGGGAAAGAAATGGCAAACAATGTATTTCGGAAGCATGTTACCGTTGGTGACAGTGTCGAAATCGGAAAATGGATCACAAGTAAGGAATACTACATAACCAGTGAAGAAACATCAATTTCAAGAGTCTACGTGTTTACATCTGACAAAAAGAATCCGATACACACAACTGAAACCGGGAGCAAATACATCGGCCATCTTGACATCGAGTTTCCTGACATCGACGAGGAAGACACTGATGAAATTTCGAATAGAAAGGTAGTTCAGGTAGAGTTTAATTTTTGTGGCACACTGTTACGTGTAAGAGCCGTTTCAACGTGTTCAGGGAAGACACAGACGAGAGAGTTGCAAATAAAATATAACGAGATGTTCAAGGAACAAAAAGAATGA